One stretch of Serinicoccus hydrothermalis DNA includes these proteins:
- a CDS encoding glucoamylase family protein gives MPHPDPRHTPLSRRAVLAGGLTVGTTAALAPTAPALAGERRRPRPPRHHGRRLRRWTQDTWASMVAMTDRRTGLVADNISGDLGTPGLYTSPTNIGGYLWSTVVARDLHLISHREASRRIRQTLCTLEEMEHHDASGMYFNWYDPRDASVITEWPESGDPVVPFVSSVDAAWLGCALLVVRNADRANRRQAARMFGRMRFDVFADPTFDKPYLNYGGFYLEEPTRLLDPPPTEPRDLIDAGEPVWYTADHHYDTIVSETRITTYLAIAKDQVPPQAYYQAWRTFPPDWTWPEMPPVGQWRTYLGVDVFEGAHDYLGRATVPGWGGSMFEELMPDVFVPEERWAPRSWGRNHPNHVAVQRLHGMEEYGYWGFSPASHPAGGYSEWGVDALGLNPEGYFSDVERTDRVHGEPEPDYGDGVVTPHAAFLAMMHEPREAYDNLARIEDDFDSYGPGGFYDAVATQSGQVAQRYLSLDQAMIMGALGDVLGHGMLQRYFVRGEVEERLRPVIAPEQFGASA, from the coding sequence ATGCCTCACCCCGACCCGCGCCATACCCCGTTGTCGCGCCGCGCCGTGCTGGCCGGCGGCCTCACCGTCGGCACCACCGCCGCCCTCGCGCCGACGGCACCCGCGCTCGCCGGCGAGCGTCGCCGGCCGCGGCCGCCGCGGCACCACGGCCGCCGGCTGCGGCGGTGGACCCAGGACACCTGGGCCTCGATGGTCGCGATGACCGACCGGCGCACCGGGCTGGTGGCGGACAACATCAGCGGCGACCTGGGCACGCCCGGGCTCTACACCTCGCCCACCAACATCGGCGGCTACCTCTGGTCCACGGTCGTGGCGCGCGACCTGCACCTCATCAGCCACCGCGAGGCGTCCCGGCGGATCCGGCAGACCCTCTGCACGCTGGAGGAGATGGAGCACCACGACGCCAGCGGGATGTACTTCAACTGGTACGACCCCCGCGACGCCTCGGTCATCACCGAGTGGCCCGAGAGCGGCGACCCGGTCGTGCCCTTCGTCTCCAGCGTCGACGCCGCCTGGCTCGGGTGCGCGCTGCTCGTGGTGCGCAACGCCGACCGGGCCAACCGACGTCAGGCCGCGCGCATGTTCGGCCGGATGCGCTTCGACGTCTTCGCCGACCCGACCTTCGACAAGCCCTACCTCAACTACGGCGGCTTCTACCTCGAGGAGCCGACCCGGCTGCTCGACCCCCCGCCGACCGAGCCGCGCGACCTCATCGACGCCGGTGAGCCGGTCTGGTACACCGCCGACCACCACTACGACACCATCGTCTCGGAGACGCGGATCACCACCTACCTCGCGATCGCCAAGGACCAGGTGCCGCCGCAGGCCTACTACCAGGCCTGGCGGACCTTCCCCCCGGACTGGACCTGGCCGGAGATGCCGCCGGTGGGGCAGTGGCGGACCTACCTGGGCGTCGACGTCTTCGAGGGCGCCCACGACTACCTCGGCCGCGCCACCGTGCCGGGCTGGGGCGGCTCGATGTTCGAGGAGCTCATGCCCGACGTCTTCGTGCCCGAGGAGCGGTGGGCGCCGCGGTCCTGGGGCCGCAACCACCCCAACCACGTCGCCGTGCAGCGTCTGCACGGCATGGAGGAGTACGGCTACTGGGGCTTCTCGCCGGCCAGCCACCCGGCGGGCGGTTACTCCGAGTGGGGCGTGGACGCGCTCGGTCTCAACCCCGAGGGCTACTTCTCCGACGTCGAGCGCACCGACCGGGTGCACGGCGAGCCCGAGCCCGACTACGGCGACGGGGTCGTCACCCCGCACGCCGCCTTCCTCGCGATGATGCACGAGCCGCGCGAGGCCTACGACAACCTGGCCCGCATCGAGGACGACTTCGACAGCTACGGGCCCGGCGGGTTCTACGACGCCGTCGCCACGCAGTCCGGGCAGGTGGCGCAGCGCTACCTGTCCCTGGACCAGGCGATGATCATGGGCGCCCTGGGCGACGTGCTCGGCCACGGGATGCTGCAGCGCTACTTCGTCCGGGGCGAGGTCGAGGAGCGGCTGCGGCCGGTCATCGCGCCCGAGCAGTTCGGGGCCTCCGCATGA
- a CDS encoding NAD(P)/FAD-dependent oxidoreductase, protein MSTSPDVVVVGAGLAGLTCARTLQEAGVEVRVLEAADAVGGRVRTDEVDGFLLDRGFQLLNPAYPMLQAHVDLASLRLQPFRAGLAAKSDRSDTLLVMADPRREPQLIGQTMRSGKLHPSSLALLARWAAPALRADWAMPSGRRDVSRRQSMDAAGLHGPLRRVVDTFLSGVLLEDDGSTSTAFTLMLTRMFALGRPALPEKGMQALPEQLAAGLHTPVELGTEVTSVGPGSVRTAGGEEIIPELVVVATGAEAAAGLTGHEAPAGKGVTTHWFAVPEAPMDQALLVIDQRETRGPVVNTAVMSNAAPSYAPPGRHLVQASSLLRAGREPVEDRTVLSQLSGIYGVPTRDWELLRRDDIPYALPAQPAPFQERTALEVEPGLILAGDHLDTGSIQGAMVSGQRAAEGYLRRRSV, encoded by the coding sequence ATGTCCACGTCTCCCGATGTCGTCGTCGTCGGGGCCGGGCTGGCCGGCCTCACGTGTGCCCGCACGCTGCAGGAGGCCGGGGTCGAGGTGCGGGTGCTCGAGGCCGCCGACGCCGTGGGTGGCCGGGTGCGCACCGACGAGGTCGACGGCTTCCTGCTCGACCGCGGCTTCCAGCTGCTCAACCCGGCCTACCCGATGCTCCAGGCGCACGTCGACCTCGCGTCACTGCGGCTGCAGCCGTTCCGGGCGGGCCTGGCCGCCAAGTCCGACCGCTCCGACACCCTCCTCGTCATGGCCGACCCCCGGCGCGAGCCGCAGCTCATCGGCCAGACCATGCGCTCGGGCAAGCTGCACCCCTCGAGCCTGGCCCTGCTGGCCCGGTGGGCCGCCCCCGCCCTCCGCGCCGACTGGGCCATGCCGAGCGGGCGCCGGGACGTCTCGCGCCGGCAGTCGATGGACGCCGCCGGCCTGCACGGCCCCTTGCGCCGGGTGGTCGACACCTTCCTCAGCGGCGTGCTCCTCGAGGACGACGGCAGCACCTCGACCGCCTTCACCCTCATGCTCACCCGCATGTTCGCGCTGGGCCGGCCGGCGCTGCCCGAGAAGGGCATGCAGGCGCTCCCGGAGCAGCTCGCGGCGGGCCTGCACACCCCCGTCGAGCTCGGCACCGAGGTCACCTCGGTCGGGCCGGGCAGCGTCCGCACCGCCGGGGGCGAGGAGATCATCCCGGAGCTGGTCGTGGTCGCCACCGGCGCCGAGGCCGCCGCGGGGCTCACCGGCCACGAGGCACCGGCCGGCAAGGGCGTGACCACCCACTGGTTCGCGGTGCCCGAGGCGCCCATGGACCAGGCCCTGCTCGTCATCGACCAGCGCGAGACCCGCGGGCCGGTGGTCAACACCGCCGTCATGAGCAACGCCGCACCCTCCTACGCCCCGCCCGGCCGGCACCTGGTGCAGGCCAGCAGCCTGCTCCGGGCAGGCCGGGAGCCGGTCGAGGACCGCACGGTGCTGAGCCAGCTCAGCGGGATCTACGGCGTGCCGACCCGCGACTGGGAGCTGCTGCGCCGCGACGACATCCCGTATGCCCTGCCCGCCCAGCCGGCGCCGTTCCAGGAGCGCACCGCGCTCGAGGTCGAGCCCGGTCTCATCCTCGCCGGCGACCACCTGGACACCGGCTCCATCCAGGGGGCGATGGTCAGCGGGCAGCGGGCCGCCGAGGGCTACCTGCGGCGCCGCTCCGTCTGA
- a CDS encoding glycoside hydrolase family 3 protein: MSRIPTSTTPDGFGYRDLNGNGVLDPYEDTRLGPEERTEDLLGRLGLDEKIGLLFHTVIESGPGGTVLEGPGAISKSGTPHVVVGSRVNHFNVHALGSAREAARWQNAVQELAETTPHGIPVTISTDPRHGFSENAGASFAAGYFSQWPEPLGIAALGDLEVLRGYAEAVRSEYVAVGIRAALHPTLDLASEPRWARQMHTFGADPQLVTEFGVEFLRGLQGERLGPASVAGTAKHFPGGGPQADGEDAHFPYGREQVYPGGRFAEHLAPFRAAVAAGTAAIMPYYGMPVGLDLDGETVPEVGFGFNERIVTGLLREELGYDGVVLTDWELVNDNHVGDQVLPARAWGVEHLDPAGRMELLLAAGCDQFGGEECVEVLAGLVRSGRVSEERIDASARRLLLVKMRLGLFDDPFVDEDAAERTVGRAEVVAAGLDAQAASVTVLADEGGLLPLSGADRRVYVEGMSREAAEALGTVVDRPEDADLAVVRLAAPHEPRSDLFLEAWFHQGSLDFPPGLPVRLARLREHCPLVVDVTLDRPAVLGPVLDAADVVVASFGSGGPALARALQGEARGRLPFDLPRSMADVRAHHPDQPGFDDPLLPRGHGIPLGVGAGRS, translated from the coding sequence ATGAGCCGGATCCCGACCAGCACGACCCCCGACGGGTTCGGCTACCGCGACCTCAACGGCAACGGCGTGCTCGATCCCTACGAGGACACCCGGCTGGGGCCGGAGGAACGGACCGAGGACCTGCTCGGCCGCCTCGGCCTGGACGAGAAGATCGGCCTGCTCTTCCACACCGTCATCGAGTCCGGCCCCGGCGGGACCGTGCTCGAGGGTCCCGGGGCGATCAGCAAGTCCGGCACCCCCCACGTCGTCGTGGGCAGCCGGGTCAACCACTTCAACGTGCACGCCCTCGGCAGCGCCCGGGAGGCGGCCCGGTGGCAGAACGCCGTCCAGGAGCTCGCGGAGACGACGCCGCACGGCATACCGGTGACGATCTCGACCGACCCCCGGCACGGCTTCAGCGAGAACGCCGGCGCGAGCTTCGCCGCCGGCTACTTCTCCCAGTGGCCCGAGCCGCTCGGCATCGCGGCGCTCGGTGACCTCGAGGTGCTGCGGGGGTATGCCGAGGCGGTCCGCTCGGAGTACGTCGCGGTCGGCATCCGCGCGGCGCTGCACCCGACCCTGGACCTCGCGAGCGAGCCGCGGTGGGCCCGCCAGATGCATACCTTCGGGGCGGACCCGCAGCTGGTCACCGAGTTCGGCGTGGAGTTCCTGCGCGGGCTGCAGGGGGAGCGGCTCGGGCCGGCGAGCGTGGCCGGGACGGCCAAGCACTTCCCCGGCGGCGGGCCGCAGGCCGACGGCGAGGACGCCCACTTCCCCTACGGCCGGGAGCAGGTCTACCCCGGCGGGCGGTTCGCCGAGCACCTCGCGCCCTTTCGGGCGGCGGTCGCGGCGGGCACGGCGGCGATCATGCCCTACTACGGCATGCCCGTCGGGCTCGACCTCGACGGCGAGACGGTGCCGGAGGTGGGCTTCGGCTTCAACGAGCGCATCGTCACCGGGCTGCTGCGCGAGGAGCTGGGCTACGACGGGGTCGTGCTCACCGACTGGGAGCTGGTCAACGACAACCACGTGGGCGACCAGGTGCTCCCGGCGCGGGCGTGGGGCGTGGAGCACCTCGACCCCGCCGGTCGGATGGAGCTGCTGCTGGCGGCCGGGTGCGACCAGTTCGGCGGCGAGGAGTGCGTCGAGGTCCTGGCCGGGCTGGTCCGGTCGGGACGGGTGAGCGAGGAGCGGATCGACGCCTCGGCCCGGCGGCTGCTGCTCGTGAAGATGCGGCTCGGGCTCTTCGACGACCCCTTCGTCGACGAGGACGCCGCCGAGCGGACCGTGGGCCGGGCGGAGGTCGTCGCGGCCGGGCTGGACGCGCAGGCGGCCTCGGTGACCGTGCTCGCCGACGAGGGCGGGCTGCTCCCGCTCTCCGGCGCCGACCGCCGGGTCTACGTCGAGGGCATGTCGCGCGAGGCCGCTGAGGCCCTCGGCACCGTCGTGGACCGGCCCGAGGACGCGGACCTGGCCGTGGTCCGGCTCGCGGCGCCGCACGAACCCCGCTCGGACCTCTTCCTCGAGGCGTGGTTCCACCAGGGCTCGCTGGACTTCCCGCCGGGCCTCCCGGTGCGGCTGGCCCGCCTGCGGGAGCACTGCCCCCTCGTCGTGGACGTCACCCTCGACCGCCCCGCGGTGCTCGGGCCGGTCCTCGACGCGGCCGACGTGGTCGTCGCGAGCTTCGGCTCCGGCGGCCCCGCGCTGGCCCGGGCGCTGCAGGGCGAGGCGCGGGGCCGGCTGCCCTTCGACCTGCCGCGCTCCATGGCCGACGTGCGCGCCCACCACCCGGACCAGCCGGGGTTCGACGACCCGCTGCTGCCGCGCGGCCACGGCATACCGCTTGGGGTGGGGGCCGGCAGGTCCTGA
- a CDS encoding carbohydrate ABC transporter permease codes for MTTATSPRQGTGSRDARRSRSSRPPGAAREERAGWLLTLPFLLLFGIFTAWPVIQSVFFSVTDITNRDLRTPFQVNFVAFEQYAKAFGDPVFRQAALNTAYFVLVGVPLTMTVALAAAVALNTGITRFRSVYRLGFYTPVITSIVAVAVVWRFLLHPDSGLVNTVLGWVGIDGPNWLGSTTWAMPSLIAMAVWRNFGTAMIIFLAGLQSVPQQLHEAAAIDGANAWQRFRNVTVPILRPTILFVSVTTAIGYLQFFEEPFVMTQGGPLNSTISASMYTYQQFSFGNYGYAAALSYLIFVVIAIVTALQFRFLSEKED; via the coding sequence ATGACCACCGCCACCTCTCCCCGGCAGGGCACCGGCTCCCGTGACGCCCGCCGGTCCCGTTCCTCGCGCCCGCCCGGTGCGGCGCGCGAGGAGCGGGCCGGATGGCTGCTCACGCTGCCCTTCCTCCTGCTCTTCGGCATCTTCACCGCCTGGCCGGTGATCCAGTCCGTCTTCTTCTCGGTCACCGACATCACCAACCGCGACCTGCGGACGCCGTTCCAGGTCAACTTCGTCGCCTTCGAGCAGTACGCCAAGGCCTTCGGCGACCCGGTCTTCCGGCAGGCCGCGCTCAACACCGCCTACTTCGTGCTCGTCGGCGTCCCGCTGACGATGACCGTGGCGCTCGCGGCGGCGGTCGCCCTCAACACCGGGATCACCCGCTTCCGGTCGGTCTACCGGCTGGGGTTCTACACCCCGGTCATCACCTCGATCGTCGCGGTGGCCGTCGTGTGGCGCTTCCTGCTGCACCCGGACAGCGGCCTGGTCAACACCGTCCTCGGCTGGGTCGGGATCGACGGCCCGAACTGGCTCGGGTCGACGACCTGGGCGATGCCCTCGCTCATCGCGATGGCGGTCTGGCGCAACTTCGGCACCGCGATGATCATCTTCCTCGCCGGCCTGCAGTCCGTCCCGCAGCAGCTGCACGAGGCGGCCGCCATCGACGGCGCCAACGCCTGGCAGCGCTTCCGCAACGTCACCGTGCCGATCCTGCGCCCGACCATCCTCTTCGTCTCGGTCACCACCGCGATCGGCTACCTGCAGTTCTTCGAGGAGCCCTTCGTCATGACCCAGGGCGGGCCGCTCAACAGCACGATCTCCGCCTCGATGTACACCTACCAGCAGTTCAGCTTCGGCAACTACGGGTATGCCGCTGCGCTGAGCTACCTCATCTTCGTCGTCATCGCGATCGTCACCGCGCTGCAGTTCCGCTTCCTGTCCGAGAAGGAGGACTGA
- a CDS encoding amidase, with product MHRDAVSTAEGYADGTLTPPEVVAEIQAVIDEREPELNALWVRDDVGGTLEQARASARRWEERRPLSPLDGVTVTLKENVARAGVPMSMGCAGVEPVVPQTDSPVARRCREAGLVVLGSTVMPDWGMLSSGVSSRHGITRSPLNPAWTTGGSSSGAGAAAAGGYGPLHVGTDIGGSIRLPGTWLGLATLKPSAGRIPLHAPYLGRAAGPMARTARDCALLMGVLAGPDPVDWTSLPAQEVAWDDLDLEVEGLRVALWTEAGYGVEPEPEIVATVEDAALRLERAGARVERIGPWLTQDQLDGVDRFWQARSWADYARLAPEQQARVLPYIVEWVSRARDLSGTEVMDAYHAFAQVQSRTTASWAAAGDPDVLLSPVAPGVAFPAEQPMPYPEDGRGLWHINFAMPWNMTGQPAGTADAGRTADGRPIGVQVVGRPFDDLGTLRVMHALAAS from the coding sequence GTGCACCGTGACGCCGTCTCGACCGCGGAAGGCTACGCCGACGGCACCCTCACCCCGCCCGAGGTCGTCGCCGAGATCCAGGCGGTCATCGACGAGCGCGAGCCCGAGCTCAACGCGCTGTGGGTCCGTGACGACGTCGGCGGGACCCTGGAGCAGGCCCGGGCCTCCGCGCGACGGTGGGAGGAGAGGCGCCCGCTCAGCCCGCTCGACGGCGTGACGGTGACCCTCAAGGAGAACGTCGCCCGCGCCGGTGTCCCCATGTCGATGGGATGCGCCGGGGTCGAGCCGGTCGTGCCGCAGACCGACTCGCCGGTCGCCCGCCGCTGCCGCGAGGCCGGCCTCGTCGTGCTCGGCTCCACCGTCATGCCGGACTGGGGCATGCTCTCCTCCGGCGTCTCCAGCCGCCACGGCATCACCCGTTCGCCGTTGAACCCGGCCTGGACGACCGGGGGCTCGAGCTCCGGCGCGGGGGCCGCGGCGGCCGGCGGCTACGGGCCGCTGCACGTCGGCACCGACATCGGCGGGTCGATCCGGCTGCCGGGCACCTGGCTGGGGCTGGCGACGCTCAAGCCGAGCGCGGGCCGCATACCCCTGCATGCGCCGTATCTCGGTCGGGCCGCGGGACCGATGGCGCGCACCGCACGCGACTGCGCGCTCCTTATGGGCGTCCTCGCCGGGCCGGACCCGGTGGACTGGACCTCGCTGCCGGCGCAGGAGGTCGCCTGGGACGACCTCGACCTCGAGGTCGAGGGGCTGCGGGTCGCCCTGTGGACCGAGGCGGGATACGGCGTGGAGCCCGAGCCCGAGATCGTCGCGACGGTCGAGGACGCGGCGCTGCGGCTGGAGCGCGCGGGTGCGCGGGTCGAGCGGATCGGCCCATGGCTCACCCAGGACCAGCTCGACGGCGTCGACCGCTTCTGGCAGGCCCGCTCCTGGGCCGACTACGCCCGGCTCGCTCCGGAGCAGCAGGCGCGGGTGCTGCCCTACATCGTGGAGTGGGTGTCGCGGGCCAGGGACCTGTCGGGCACCGAGGTCATGGACGCCTACCACGCCTTCGCGCAGGTCCAGTCGCGGACGACGGCGTCCTGGGCCGCCGCCGGCGACCCCGACGTGCTCCTGTCCCCCGTGGCGCCCGGCGTGGCCTTCCCGGCCGAGCAGCCGATGCCCTACCCGGAGGACGGCAGGGGTCTGTGGCACATCAACTTCGCCATGCCGTGGAACATGACCGGCCAGCCCGCCGGGACCGCCGACGCGGGTCGCACCGCCGACGGCCGGCCGATCGGGGTCCAGGTCGTCGGCCGCCCGTTCGACGACCTCGGGACGCTGCGGGTGATGCATGCGCTCGCGGCGTCCTGA
- a CDS encoding Fpg/Nei family DNA glycosylase, with amino-acid sequence MAEGHAVHGMAGRVRRLVGQPGRSSGPVSDVFDPGLLDGLAVADAEAHGKHLLVHLDGTSRSGHFHLGMHGRVSVRHHRRALGADGLPRSHPPVPDGLAWRLLTGSFLLEVTRPTICELLDPEGVARLHARLGPDPLREDADPETAVARLHRSRRPIGLLLLDQSVVSGIGNVYRAELLWRARIDPHSPGNAVPVEALRALWQDAIDLMGIGLGAGWIVTHPDQFRSARDLLVRGEVVPRWPKRYAVYLRRGRPCPRCGLTVVVERMGLQTAYWCPGCQVLHA; translated from the coding sequence ATGGCCGAGGGGCACGCCGTCCACGGGATGGCCGGGCGCGTGCGCCGGCTCGTGGGGCAACCCGGCCGGTCCAGCGGGCCGGTCAGCGACGTCTTCGACCCCGGCCTGCTCGACGGCCTCGCGGTCGCGGACGCGGAGGCGCACGGCAAGCACCTCCTCGTCCACCTCGACGGCACCTCGCGCTCGGGCCACTTCCATCTCGGTATGCACGGCCGCGTCTCGGTACGACACCACCGCCGGGCGCTGGGGGCCGACGGGCTGCCCCGCTCGCACCCGCCGGTGCCCGACGGGCTGGCATGGCGCCTGCTCACCGGGTCCTTCCTGCTCGAGGTCACCCGCCCGACCATCTGCGAGCTGCTGGACCCGGAGGGCGTGGCGAGGCTGCACGCACGGCTCGGTCCGGACCCGCTCCGCGAGGACGCCGACCCCGAGACCGCCGTAGCGCGACTGCACCGCTCGCGCCGCCCGATCGGGCTGCTGCTGCTCGACCAGTCCGTCGTGTCGGGCATCGGCAACGTCTACCGTGCCGAGCTGCTCTGGCGGGCGCGGATCGACCCGCACTCGCCAGGGAACGCTGTGCCCGTCGAGGCGCTGCGGGCGCTGTGGCAGGACGCCATCGACCTCATGGGCATCGGCCTGGGTGCCGGGTGGATCGTCACCCACCCCGACCAGTTCCGCTCCGCCCGGGACCTGCTGGTGCGGGGCGAGGTGGTCCCCCGCTGGCCCAAGAGGTATGCCGTCTACCTCCGCCGCGGCCGCCCGTGCCCACGGTGCGGGCTGACCGTGGTCGTCGAGCGGATGGGGCTGCAGACCGCCTACTGGTGCCCCGGGTGCCAGGTGCTCCACGCCTGA
- a CDS encoding carbohydrate ABC transporter permease → MTGAGNRSRWWLYLLLTVALLVVVTPFIWMVLGSFKSNAELRQVPPTWWPENPTLENFGQLFSRLSFGTYFRNSTVVAVVVTVGNLLFCSMVGYALAMLRFRGKRLIFALILGTLMIPGVVTFVPLFVLVANLGLVDTLPGLFLPFLVGPFGVFLMRQFVLGLPKDLVEAARIDGAGEFRIFFQVILPLLTPALATLGILTFLGSWNNFLWPLVVAQTNDTYTLPVALALYSTGQNEQQYGLLMAGATIVVLPVLVVFLIFQRRFIQGIATTGIK, encoded by the coding sequence ATGACCGGTGCCGGCAACCGCTCCCGGTGGTGGCTCTACCTGCTGCTGACCGTGGCCCTGCTCGTGGTCGTCACGCCGTTCATCTGGATGGTGCTCGGCTCGTTCAAGTCCAACGCCGAGCTGCGCCAGGTGCCGCCGACCTGGTGGCCGGAGAACCCGACGCTGGAGAACTTCGGCCAGCTCTTCAGCCGGCTCTCCTTCGGCACCTACTTCCGCAACTCCACGGTCGTGGCAGTCGTCGTCACGGTGGGCAACCTGCTCTTCTGCTCGATGGTCGGGTATGCCCTCGCCATGCTGCGCTTCCGCGGCAAGAGGCTCATCTTCGCGCTCATCCTCGGGACCCTGATGATCCCCGGCGTGGTCACCTTCGTGCCGCTCTTCGTGCTCGTCGCCAACCTCGGCCTGGTCGACACCCTGCCCGGGCTGTTCCTGCCCTTCCTCGTCGGACCGTTCGGCGTCTTCCTCATGCGGCAGTTCGTCCTCGGGCTGCCCAAGGACCTCGTCGAGGCGGCCCGCATCGACGGGGCCGGCGAGTTCCGGATCTTCTTCCAGGTCATCCTGCCGCTGCTGACCCCCGCGCTCGCGACGCTCGGCATCCTCACCTTCCTCGGCAGCTGGAACAACTTCCTCTGGCCGCTGGTCGTCGCGCAGACCAACGACACCTACACCCTCCCGGTGGCGCTCGCGCTCTACTCCACCGGGCAGAACGAGCAGCAGTACGGCCTGCTCATGGCGGGCGCCACGATCGTCGTGCTGCCCGTCCTCGTCGTCTTCCTCATCTTCCAGCGGCGGTTCATCCAGGGGATCGCCACCACCGGGATCAAGTGA
- a CDS encoding extracellular solute-binding protein, whose amino-acid sequence MRRPTLLIALTTTALALSACGRDEGGSGADAAPETGEAVSTEDLSGELEVWAMGAEGEALPDLVAGFEEAYPEVSVNVTPVPWDSAHEKFVNSITAGTTPDVAMIGTTWMGEFAGMDALDPTPGSIDSSAFFEGAQGTTEVDGTSYGVPWYVETRMVYYRTDIAEAAGYDEVPTDQAGFHEMAAAMQEQEGVDWGISLQPGQTGSWQTVVPFGWSGGAELATQDAYTLDTPQMVSAVDYFGSFFTDEIADANPPEGQTEATFTDGSVPMFISGPWMMSLVEDFAAEGGEDAFGEMYDVAPVPAADGAESSSFIGGSNLGVFADTENRDAAWALVDWLTQPETQVEWYDMTSALPSVQSAWDDEALTQDEKLAKFGDALTTAQAPPSFPTWEQVAAAFDAEMEKVAKQGLSGEEALQAAQSQADSIGTGQ is encoded by the coding sequence GTGCGACGTCCCACCCTGCTGATCGCCCTGACGACCACCGCCCTGGCCCTGTCCGCCTGCGGGCGCGACGAGGGCGGGTCCGGCGCCGACGCCGCGCCGGAGACCGGGGAGGCGGTCTCGACCGAGGACCTCTCCGGCGAGCTCGAGGTCTGGGCGATGGGGGCCGAGGGCGAGGCCCTGCCGGACCTCGTCGCGGGCTTCGAAGAGGCATACCCCGAGGTGAGCGTCAACGTCACCCCGGTGCCGTGGGACTCCGCCCACGAGAAGTTCGTCAACTCCATCACCGCCGGCACCACCCCGGACGTCGCGATGATCGGCACCACCTGGATGGGCGAGTTCGCGGGCATGGACGCCCTGGACCCGACCCCCGGCTCGATCGACTCCTCGGCCTTCTTCGAGGGCGCGCAGGGGACCACCGAGGTGGACGGCACCTCCTACGGCGTCCCCTGGTACGTCGAGACCCGCATGGTCTACTACCGCACCGACATCGCCGAGGCCGCCGGCTACGACGAGGTGCCGACCGACCAGGCGGGCTTCCACGAGATGGCCGCCGCGATGCAGGAGCAGGAGGGCGTGGACTGGGGCATCAGCCTGCAGCCGGGCCAGACCGGCTCCTGGCAGACCGTGGTGCCCTTCGGCTGGTCCGGCGGCGCCGAGCTGGCGACGCAGGACGCCTACACCCTCGACACCCCCCAGATGGTCTCCGCCGTGGACTACTTCGGCAGCTTCTTCACCGACGAGATCGCCGACGCCAACCCGCCCGAGGGGCAGACCGAGGCGACCTTCACCGACGGCAGCGTCCCGATGTTCATCTCCGGGCCGTGGATGATGAGCCTCGTCGAGGACTTCGCCGCCGAGGGCGGCGAGGACGCCTTCGGCGAGATGTACGACGTCGCCCCGGTCCCCGCCGCCGACGGCGCGGAGTCCAGCTCGTTCATCGGCGGCTCCAACCTGGGCGTCTTCGCGGACACCGAGAACCGCGACGCCGCCTGGGCCCTCGTGGACTGGCTGACCCAGCCCGAGACGCAGGTCGAGTGGTACGACATGACCAGCGCGCTGCCCTCGGTCCAGTCCGCGTGGGACGACGAGGCGCTCACCCAGGACGAGAAGCTCGCCAAGTTCGGCGACGCGCTGACCACGGCCCAGGCCCCGCCCTCCTTCCCGACGTGGGAGCAGGTCGCCGCGGCCTTCGACGCGGAGATGGAGAAGGTCGCCAAGCAGGGCCTGTCCGGCGAGGAGGCGCTGCAGGCGGCGCAGTCCCAGGCCGACTCGATCGGCACCGGGCAGTGA